From the genome of Methanobrevibacter smithii ATCC 35061, one region includes:
- a CDS encoding ATP-binding protein, whose product MNGSLLKILNEIESFFKRNTRYATKIIGFERYDIPEYPYDAVREAIINAIAHRDYEIKGTDVTFFIYDDRIEIISPGNLKFPLTLNNLEDGNSVRRNEIICNLFHHTKYMEQYGTGIERIKTKMIEHGLPAPKFELNGNFFKVILYGPGENILKLQDSVHANKIDLKKYDLNDRQYKLLEILSQNNENITNKEYRELFEVSRSTAARDLRRLVELNLIQKYEISGKEVIYSIK is encoded by the coding sequence TTGAATGGTTCTTTATTAAAAATATTAAATGAAATTGAATCTTTTTTTAAAAGAAACACTAGATATGCTACAAAAATTATCGGTTTTGAAAGGTATGATATACCGGAATATCCATACGATGCTGTAAGAGAAGCAATTATTAATGCAATTGCTCATAGGGATTATGAAATTAAGGGAACTGATGTAACATTTTTTATTTATGATGATAGAATTGAAATTATTAGTCCGGGGAATTTAAAGTTTCCATTAACCTTGAATAATCTAGAGGATGGTAATTCTGTTAGGAGAAATGAAATAATCTGTAATTTGTTTCATCATACAAAGTATATGGAGCAATATGGAACTGGAATTGAAAGAATTAAGACAAAAATGATTGAACATGGCCTGCCTGCACCTAAATTTGAATTGAATGGAAATTTTTTTAAAGTAATATTATATGGGCCTGGAGAAAATATTCTTAAATTACAAGATTCAGTTCATGCTAATAAAATAGATCTTAAAAAATATGATTTAAATGATAGACAATATAAACTTTTAGAAATACTTTCTCAAAATAATGAAAATATTACAAATAAAGAATATAGAGAATTATTTGAAGTATCAAGATCCACAGCAGCAAGAGATTTAAGAAGATTGGTTGAATTAAATTTGATTCAAAAATATGAGATCAGTGGCAAAGAAGTTATTTATTCAATTAAATAA